DNA sequence from the Thermodesulfobacteriota bacterium genome:
TTTTCCCTTTTCTGCCGAAAAGTCTATTGAACAGGTATTCTAGCCTTCCCCTTCTCTTCTTGAAGGAAGAAGGCCGGAGCTATCGGAAAATCCATCAAAACCGAAGAGGAAAGGGTTGAAGGAGGTGAGGGGGATGGTGAAGAAGCACAGTTGCAGGTTCTTTCGGCATGCCGAGGGGACCCACTTCGGTCTCGGCATCGGCTATTGCGACCTCGGGGTCATCTGGTCGATCTGTGATGGGGATGTGAAATTCTGCGAAACACCTCAGGAGATGATCCGGGTCTTCCGGAAGGATTGGGAAAGGAGGATGGAAAGGGCCATGGGGAACAGCCATCCGTGGTAAAAGGAGAGAGAATTAAAATGATTAATGGGGCGGCAAAACAGGGGATGGGAAGTCCCAGAAAAGCTCAAGGGAGCGAGAAGATGGAGGTGAAGTCGATGGTGGGTCGGGAGGGGAAGTATTTGACCTTTTCGTTGGGTTCGGAGGAGTATGGGATTGGGATATTGAAGATCAAGGAGATTATTGGGGTGATGCCGATTACGCCGGTTCCCCGGACGCCTTCGTATGTGAAGGGAGTGATCAATCTTCGGGGGAAGGTCATTCCGGTGGTGAATTTGCGTTTGAAGTTTGGGATGGAGGAGGTGGGGTATACGGATCGGACGTGTATTATTGTGGTGGAGGCGGGGGGTCAGGGGGGTTCGGCGTTGGTGGGGATTATCGTGGATTCGGTGTCGGAGGTATTGAACATTCGGGGTTCGGAGATTGAGGAGGCGCCTTCGTTTGGGGTGGGGTTGGAGGCGGGTTATATTTTGGGGATGGCGAAGATGAACGGAGGGGTGAAGATCCTTTTGGATATTGATAAGGTCCTTGGGGCCGAAGCACTCACTTCGGTGGAGCAGGCGGCATAGAATGCCGCAATTTGTCCGGCATCTGAAGGGGGGAAGGGGGTAAGAGAAATGAAGTTAACGCTCGGGAAAAAGATATTTTTAGGTTTCGGATTA
Encoded proteins:
- a CDS encoding chemotaxis protein CheW: MEVKSMVGREGKYLTFSLGSEEYGIGILKIKEIIGVMPITPVPRTPSYVKGVINLRGKVIPVVNLRLKFGMEEVGYTDRTCIIVVEAGGQGGSALVGIIVDSVSEVLNIRGSEIEEAPSFGVGLEAGYILGMAKMNGGVKILLDIDKVLGAEALTSVEQAA